In Janthinobacterium rivuli, a single genomic region encodes these proteins:
- a CDS encoding phage tail protein gives MYKPNSLRQHLAAAIPDLQRDPDRLLVFADEGNVVASATASLSFEYRFKLNLIVTDYAGDADAIMVALIAWLKVHQLDLMANEETRKHGIAFEVDFNSHETVDISIKLDLTERVAVKTGEAGRLDIKHLAEIQHMPAYADEFWKLYDGETLLAEWRTPEATP, from the coding sequence ATGTACAAACCGAATAGCCTGCGCCAGCACCTGGCCGCCGCCATCCCCGACCTGCAGCGCGACCCCGACCGCCTGCTGGTCTTCGCCGACGAGGGCAACGTGGTGGCGTCGGCCACCGCCTCCCTCTCCTTCGAATACCGCTTCAAGCTCAACCTGATCGTCACCGATTACGCGGGCGACGCCGACGCCATCATGGTGGCCCTGATCGCCTGGCTGAAAGTCCACCAGCTCGACCTGATGGCCAACGAGGAAACGCGCAAGCATGGCATCGCCTTCGAGGTGGATTTTAATAGCCATGAAACGGTCGACATTTCCATCAAGCTGGACCTGACCGAGCGCGTGGCCGTCAAGACCGGCGAGGCGGGCCGCCTGGACATCAAGCACCTGGCCGAGATACAGCACATGCCGGCCTATGCGGACGAGTTCTGGAAGCTGTATGACGGCGAGACCCTGCTGGCCGAATGGCGCACGCCCGAGGCCACGCCATGA
- a CDS encoding lysis system i-spanin subunit Rz — protein MIELTWRPLAACLLCGAIAGWTTQGWRKDASIAELQRAAAIQTSTAATALTQATARVLTLERAAGAALAQRADHLTQEQTHAKTERDRFHADVRSGAVRLSIPIASGQCAATADPTAAAGHRHQARAELDPATAAALDAIAGDGDDATRQLNACIDAYNLVRDTYHVQTE, from the coding sequence GTGATTGAGCTCACCTGGCGCCCGCTGGCCGCCTGCCTGCTATGCGGCGCCATCGCGGGCTGGACGACGCAGGGCTGGCGCAAGGACGCCAGCATCGCCGAACTGCAGCGGGCGGCCGCTATCCAAACATCCACCGCCGCCACCGCACTGACCCAGGCCACCGCCCGCGTGCTGACGCTGGAGCGCGCCGCCGGCGCCGCCCTGGCGCAGCGCGCCGACCACCTCACCCAGGAACAAACCCATGCGAAAACTGAACGCGACCGTTTCCATGCTGACGTGCGCAGCGGCGCTGTGCGCCTGTCAATCCCCATCGCCAGCGGCCAGTGCGCTGCAACTGCAGATCCCACCGCTGCCGCAGGCCATCGGCACCAAGCGCGCGCCGAACTTGACCCAGCGACTGCGGCAGCTCTTGACGCCATTGCCGGGGACGGCGACGACGCCACCCGCCAGCTGAACGCCTGCATCGACGCCTACAACCTAGTAAGAGACACCTACCATGTACAAACCGAATAG
- a CDS encoding glycoside hydrolase family 108 protein yields MVAMENPLIARTIDAILRAEGGYVNDPADKGGETNFGITVAVARANGYQGPIRDLPVAVARAIYTARYITEPKFDQVLSLHAGIGAEVIDTGVNMGPHRAAEFLQRWLNGFNDTGARYPALFVDGRLGAQSLGALAAFLKWRGQDGATVLLRALNGLQAARYLEITEANKSQRRFLFGWIKERVAM; encoded by the coding sequence ATGGTCGCCATGGAAAACCCGCTGATCGCGCGCACCATCGACGCCATCTTGCGCGCCGAAGGCGGCTATGTGAACGACCCAGCCGACAAAGGCGGCGAAACCAATTTCGGCATCACCGTGGCCGTGGCGCGCGCCAACGGCTATCAAGGCCCGATACGCGACCTGCCTGTGGCCGTGGCGCGCGCCATTTACACGGCGCGCTACATCACGGAACCGAAATTCGACCAGGTGCTGTCCCTGCATGCCGGCATCGGCGCCGAAGTGATCGACACGGGCGTGAACATGGGGCCGCACCGCGCGGCCGAGTTCCTGCAGCGCTGGCTGAACGGTTTCAATGACACCGGCGCGCGCTATCCCGCCCTGTTCGTCGATGGCCGCCTGGGCGCGCAGTCGCTGGGTGCGCTGGCCGCTTTTCTCAAATGGCGCGGCCAGGATGGCGCCACCGTGCTGCTGCGCGCCTTGAATGGTCTGCAGGCAGCGCGCTACCTGGAAATCACGGAAGCCAACAAGAGCCAGCGCCGTTTTCTGTTCGGCTGGATCAAGGAACGGGTGGCCATGTGA
- a CDS encoding tail protein X, whose amino-acid sequence MQVRTQQHDTVDALVWRYMGDGAGYVEQTLEMNPALARHGAVLPAGLVVTLPEPAPSTAKAADIVQLWD is encoded by the coding sequence ATGCAGGTACGCACGCAGCAGCACGACACGGTAGACGCCCTGGTGTGGCGCTACATGGGCGACGGTGCGGGATACGTCGAGCAAACCCTGGAAATGAATCCCGCGCTGGCGCGCCACGGCGCCGTGCTGCCGGCCGGCCTGGTCGTCACCCTGCCCGAGCCGGCACCCAGCACGGCCAAAGCTGCGGACATCGTGCAGCTATGGGATTAA
- a CDS encoding head completion/stabilization protein, which yields MSFMALPPSIPPGATPAPPTPTPGVIENDGWFPDIALADMRDAMRLDGTVTDARLVQAVVDAILQVNRELADWQGKQAAADIAALVDVPATRINRESRLLAQYRRAVYSTAKADLIERYRDYDSTATSVSDKKSMEWLDEAPGAQRRNAQWAIADIVGRTHLTVELI from the coding sequence ATGTCCTTCATGGCCCTGCCCCCGTCCATCCCGCCCGGCGCCACGCCCGCGCCGCCGACGCCTACCCCTGGCGTCATCGAAAACGACGGCTGGTTTCCCGATATTGCCCTCGCCGATATGCGCGACGCCATGCGCCTGGACGGCACCGTCACCGACGCGCGCCTGGTGCAAGCCGTGGTGGACGCCATCCTGCAGGTCAACCGCGAGCTGGCCGATTGGCAGGGCAAGCAGGCCGCTGCCGATATCGCCGCCCTGGTCGACGTGCCGGCCACGCGCATCAACCGCGAGTCCCGCTTGCTGGCGCAGTACCGGCGCGCCGTCTACAGCACGGCGAAAGCGGACCTGATCGAGCGTTACCGCGATTACGACAGCACGGCCACGTCCGTGAGCGACAAGAAAAGCATGGAATGGCTGGACGAGGCGCCCGGCGCGCAGCGGCGCAATGCGCAATGGGCCATCGCAGATATCGTCGGGCGCACGCACCTGACCGTGGAACTGATCTGA
- the gpM gene encoding phage terminase small subunit, giving the protein MANQSPALRHRARMLAERTAGAAAPQGVTTGTAYELMLYKLADDRRRLKSIQSVERKIEVKATLLPDYAQWIDGVLAGGKGAQDDVFASLLVWHIDTGEYERALVMAAYALEHKFTLPDTYSRDIATLMLDEFAEGYLHGKLASDPQHAAQVLGQVEQLTATSDAPDQARAKLHKAIGLALIAVLDQADDTDIAPALVPQAENAMGQLKRARALSESCGVKKDMERLERRIKRAAGST; this is encoded by the coding sequence ATGGCCAATCAATCCCCTGCCCTGCGCCACCGCGCGCGCATGCTGGCCGAGCGCACGGCCGGCGCCGCCGCGCCGCAAGGCGTCACCACCGGCACGGCCTATGAGCTGATGCTCTACAAGCTGGCCGACGACCGCCGGCGCTTGAAGTCCATCCAGTCGGTCGAACGCAAGATCGAAGTCAAGGCCACCTTGCTGCCGGATTACGCGCAGTGGATCGACGGCGTGCTGGCCGGCGGCAAGGGCGCCCAGGATGACGTGTTTGCCAGCCTGCTGGTGTGGCATATCGACACGGGCGAGTATGAGCGTGCCCTGGTCATGGCCGCCTATGCGCTGGAACACAAGTTCACCTTGCCCGACACCTACAGCCGCGACATCGCCACCCTGATGCTGGACGAGTTTGCCGAAGGCTACTTGCACGGCAAGCTGGCCAGCGACCCGCAGCACGCGGCCCAGGTGCTGGGCCAGGTGGAACAGCTGACGGCCACCAGCGACGCACCCGACCAGGCGCGCGCCAAGCTGCACAAGGCCATCGGCCTGGCCCTGATCGCCGTGCTCGATCAGGCCGACGACACGGACATCGCACCGGCGCTGGTGCCGCAAGCGGAAAACGCCATGGGCCAGTTGAAACGCGCCCGCGCCCTGTCCGAGTCGTGCGGCGTCAAGAAAGATATGGAACGGCTGGAGCGGCGCATCAAGCGCGCGGCTGGTTCCACGTAA
- a CDS encoding phage major capsid protein, P2 family: MKKQTRQVFGQYETRLGQLNDTDNVAKTFSVTPSVQQKLETKMQESSEFLTKVNIIGVTEQEGEKLGLGVSGPIAGRTNTKDKERKTRDLSTLDGTKYRCEQTNFDTHLNYAKLDAWAKFPDFQSRVANAILTRQALDRIVIGFNGVKAMADTDLDANPLLQDVNKGWLQHLRELAPERVLGLVAAGMPGKVIIGDVADADYANLDAAVTDAVNLLDPWYQEDTNLVAIVGRKLLNDKYFPLVNTKQAPTETLAADIIISQKRIGGLPAARVPFFPDNAILITRFDNLSIYFQEGARRRRVEDVPKRDRIENYESSNDAYVIEDLGLAALVENIELKDK, translated from the coding sequence ATGAAAAAGCAAACGCGCCAGGTCTTTGGCCAATATGAAACCCGCCTGGGCCAACTGAACGACACGGACAACGTGGCCAAGACCTTCAGCGTCACGCCCAGCGTGCAGCAAAAGCTGGAAACGAAAATGCAGGAATCGAGCGAGTTCCTGACGAAAGTGAACATCATCGGCGTGACCGAGCAGGAAGGCGAAAAGCTGGGCCTAGGCGTATCCGGCCCGATTGCCGGCCGCACCAATACCAAGGACAAGGAACGCAAGACGCGCGACCTGTCCACCCTGGACGGCACCAAGTACCGCTGCGAGCAGACCAACTTCGACACGCATCTGAACTATGCCAAGCTGGACGCCTGGGCCAAGTTCCCCGACTTCCAGTCGCGCGTGGCCAATGCCATCTTGACGCGCCAGGCGCTGGACCGCATCGTCATCGGCTTCAATGGCGTGAAAGCCATGGCAGACACCGATCTGGACGCCAACCCGCTGCTGCAGGACGTGAACAAGGGCTGGCTGCAGCACCTGCGCGAGCTGGCGCCCGAGCGCGTGCTGGGCCTGGTCGCCGCAGGCATGCCGGGCAAGGTCATCATCGGCGACGTAGCCGATGCGGATTACGCCAACCTGGACGCGGCCGTCACCGATGCCGTCAACCTGCTGGACCCGTGGTATCAGGAAGACACCAATCTGGTGGCCATCGTCGGGCGCAAGCTGTTGAACGACAAGTATTTTCCATTGGTCAACACCAAGCAGGCGCCCACGGAAACCCTGGCGGCCGACATCATCATCAGCCAGAAACGCATCGGCGGCTTGCCGGCCGCGCGCGTGCCCTTCTTCCCCGATAACGCCATCCTCATCACGCGCTTCGACAATCTGTCGATCTACTTCCAGGAAGGCGCGCGCCGCCGCCGCGTCGAGGACGTGCCCAAGCGCGACCGCATCGAGAACTACGAATCGTCCAACGACGCCTACGTGATCGAAGACCTGGGCCTGGCCGCGCTGGTGGAAAACATCGAGCTGAAAGACAAATAA
- a CDS encoding GPO family capsid scaffolding protein: protein MPKSQFFRVATEGATTDGRNIDRATIEQIAATYNPKTYGARIWLEHIRGILPDSQFKAYGDVIAVKAEEVDTDSGKKLALFAQIEPTPELIAINKAKQKLYTSLEIQPDFADSSQPYLVGLGVTDSPASLGTEALQFSASRKQQSANLFTSAVEVTLEFDEPQGTKLADAVKNLLSRFSNKSGADAAQFADISEAVQALAGHVVTVNDNYADTLKRLDAAEKAQKATQDELATFKAQMDEAPGNGPRRPAATGNDGAVQTEF from the coding sequence ATGCCCAAATCCCAATTCTTCCGCGTCGCCACCGAAGGCGCCACCACGGACGGCCGCAACATCGACCGTGCCACCATCGAGCAAATCGCCGCCACCTACAACCCGAAAACCTACGGCGCGCGCATCTGGCTGGAGCACATTCGCGGCATCCTGCCCGACAGCCAGTTCAAGGCCTACGGCGACGTAATCGCCGTCAAGGCCGAGGAAGTGGACACCGACAGCGGCAAGAAACTGGCCCTGTTCGCGCAGATCGAACCCACGCCGGAGCTGATCGCCATCAACAAGGCGAAACAGAAGCTGTACACCAGCCTGGAAATCCAGCCCGACTTTGCCGACTCGTCGCAGCCCTACCTCGTCGGCCTGGGCGTCACCGACAGCCCGGCCAGCTTGGGCACCGAGGCACTGCAATTCTCGGCCAGCCGCAAGCAGCAAAGCGCCAACCTGTTTACTTCCGCCGTCGAGGTGACGCTGGAATTTGACGAGCCGCAGGGCACCAAGCTGGCCGACGCCGTGAAAAACCTGCTGTCGCGCTTTTCGAATAAATCCGGCGCCGACGCCGCGCAGTTCGCCGACATCAGCGAAGCCGTGCAGGCGCTGGCCGGCCACGTCGTCACCGTCAACGACAACTATGCCGACACCCTCAAGCGACTCGACGCGGCGGAAAAGGCGCAGAAAGCGACCCAGGACGAGCTGGCCACCTTCAAGGCGCAGATGGACGAAGCGCCCGGTAACGGCCCGCGCCGCCCGGCCGCCACCGGCAACGACGGCGCCGTGCAGACCGAGTTTTAA
- a CDS encoding terminase ATPase subunit family protein → MLAIEQKPEEIIAELAVPESEPRRAARALYWKGWRISSIARHLGIKRSTINSWKARDEWDKAQAIEHVEASAELRLVKLIEKEVKSGSDYKEIDLLARTIVQMARVRRYEQPGGNEVDLNPKLANRNAGPKKKPTRNDFSEEQKIQLLDAFQDSLFDYQKVWFRNGDQRTRAILKSRQIGATWYFAREALADAMKTGRNQIFLSASKSQAHVFKQYIVQFAREAAGIELTGDPIVLPNGAHLYFLGTNARTAQGYHGNFYFDEFFWTQNFQELNKVASGMAIHKKWRKTYFSTPSSTTHQAYPFWTGELFNKRRAKVDQVNIDVSHGRLSSGYTGEDKIWRQIVTILDAERGGCNLFDIDELRNFEYSPDQFDNLLMCNFIDDSASVFPLAELQRCMVDSWVEWDDYKPLLGLRPFGNRPVWIGYDPALNGDSAGCVVLAPPMTAGGKFRILERHQWRGQSFEDHADAIRQMTQRYNVEYIGIDTTGMGIGVLPIVRGFFPAVTALNYSPEVKTRMVLKAKNIISKGRLEFDAGWTDIAQSFMAIHKTLTPSGRHVTYVAGRSDETGHADLAWACMHALDHEPFEGTTDNHHSFMEIYS, encoded by the coding sequence ATGCTAGCAATTGAACAAAAACCCGAAGAAATAATCGCCGAACTGGCCGTGCCCGAGTCCGAGCCGCGCCGTGCCGCGCGCGCCCTGTACTGGAAGGGCTGGCGCATTTCGTCCATCGCCCGCCACCTGGGGATCAAGCGCAGCACGATCAATAGCTGGAAGGCGCGCGACGAATGGGACAAGGCCCAGGCCATCGAGCACGTGGAAGCGTCGGCCGAGCTGCGCCTGGTCAAGCTGATCGAAAAAGAGGTCAAGAGCGGCAGCGATTACAAGGAAATCGATTTACTCGCCCGCACCATCGTGCAGATGGCGCGCGTGCGCCGCTATGAGCAACCGGGCGGCAACGAGGTCGACCTCAACCCCAAACTGGCGAACCGCAATGCGGGGCCGAAGAAGAAGCCGACGCGCAACGACTTCAGCGAAGAACAGAAAATCCAGCTGCTCGACGCCTTCCAGGATTCGCTCTTCGACTATCAAAAGGTCTGGTTCCGCAACGGCGACCAGCGCACGCGCGCCATCCTCAAGTCGCGCCAGATCGGCGCCACCTGGTACTTCGCGCGCGAGGCGCTGGCCGATGCGATGAAGACGGGCCGCAACCAGATATTCCTGTCCGCGTCGAAGTCGCAAGCCCATGTCTTCAAGCAATACATCGTGCAGTTCGCGCGCGAGGCGGCCGGCATCGAGCTGACGGGCGACCCCATCGTGTTGCCGAACGGCGCGCACCTGTATTTCCTGGGCACCAACGCACGCACGGCGCAGGGCTACCACGGCAATTTCTACTTCGATGAATTCTTTTGGACGCAGAACTTCCAGGAGTTGAACAAGGTGGCCTCGGGTATGGCCATCCACAAGAAATGGCGCAAAACCTATTTCTCCACGCCTTCCTCGACCACGCACCAGGCTTATCCGTTCTGGACGGGCGAGCTGTTCAACAAGCGCCGCGCCAAGGTCGATCAAGTCAACATCGACGTGAGCCACGGCCGGCTCTCGTCGGGCTACACGGGCGAGGACAAGATCTGGCGCCAGATCGTCACCATCCTGGACGCCGAGCGCGGCGGCTGCAACCTGTTCGACATCGACGAGCTGCGCAACTTCGAATACAGCCCCGACCAGTTCGACAACCTGCTGATGTGCAATTTTATTGACGACTCGGCCTCGGTCTTTCCGCTGGCCGAGCTGCAGCGCTGCATGGTCGATTCCTGGGTGGAGTGGGACGACTACAAGCCGTTGCTGGGCCTGCGCCCGTTCGGCAACCGGCCCGTGTGGATCGGCTACGACCCGGCCTTGAACGGCGACAGCGCCGGCTGCGTGGTGCTGGCGCCGCCCATGACGGCCGGCGGCAAGTTCCGCATCCTGGAGCGCCACCAGTGGCGCGGGCAGAGTTTCGAAGACCACGCCGACGCCATCCGCCAGATGACCCAGCGCTACAACGTCGAGTACATCGGCATCGACACGACCGGCATGGGCATTGGCGTGCTGCCCATCGTGCGTGGCTTCTTCCCGGCCGTCACGGCCCTGAATTACTCGCCCGAAGTCAAAACCCGCATGGTGCTGAAAGCCAAAAACATCATCAGCAAGGGGCGGCTGGAGTTTGACGCCGGCTGGACGGACATTGCGCAATCGTTCATGGCCATCCACAAGACCCTGACCCCCAGCGGGCGGCACGTGACGTATGTCGCCGGCCGCAGCGATGAAACCGGCCACGCCGATCTGGCGTGGGCCTGCATGCATGCCCTCGATCACGAGCCATTCGAAGGTACCACCGACAACCACCACTCTTTCATGGAGATTTATTCTTGA
- a CDS encoding phage portal protein, translating to MSKARHMRARGQQAEGAPSTAATAPAAAGIEAFSFGDPTPVLEHADILDCFECWKNGHWYEPPVNLAGLAKSFNAGVHHSSAIHFKANVLASTLIPSKYLSRDAFKRMALDFLTFGNAYLEDRPSRSGKALAYQHALAKYMRRGVDLDTYFFVNGYQAVHQFDKGRVFHLMEPDVNQELYGVPQYLSALQSAWLNEAATLFRRKYYKNGSHAGFVFYMTDAAANTQDVDNLRQAMRDSKGPGNFRNLFMYAPNGKKDGIQILPVSDVAAKDEFFNIKSVTRDDQLAAHRVPPQLMGILPNNAGGFGAVEPAARVFARNELVPLQAQFEAINEWAGVEVVRFAPYDLATGGEGAQ from the coding sequence TTGAGCAAAGCACGACACATGCGCGCGCGCGGCCAGCAGGCCGAGGGCGCGCCATCAACAGCGGCCACGGCGCCGGCCGCCGCCGGCATCGAGGCTTTTTCCTTCGGCGACCCGACGCCCGTGCTCGAGCACGCCGACATTCTCGATTGCTTCGAATGCTGGAAGAACGGCCACTGGTATGAGCCGCCCGTCAACCTGGCCGGCCTGGCCAAGTCGTTCAACGCGGGCGTGCACCACAGCAGCGCCATCCACTTCAAGGCCAACGTGCTAGCGTCCACCCTGATTCCCAGCAAGTACCTGTCGCGCGACGCGTTCAAGCGCATGGCGCTCGACTTCCTGACGTTCGGCAATGCCTACCTGGAAGACCGGCCCAGCCGCAGCGGCAAGGCGCTGGCATACCAGCACGCCCTGGCCAAGTACATGCGGCGCGGCGTCGATCTGGACACGTATTTTTTCGTCAACGGCTACCAGGCCGTGCACCAGTTCGACAAGGGCCGTGTGTTTCACCTGATGGAGCCGGACGTGAATCAGGAGCTGTACGGCGTGCCGCAGTACCTGAGCGCGCTGCAGTCGGCCTGGCTCAATGAGGCGGCCACCTTGTTCCGCCGTAAGTACTACAAGAACGGCTCGCATGCGGGCTTCGTGTTCTACATGACGGACGCCGCCGCCAACACCCAGGACGTGGACAACCTGCGCCAGGCCATGCGCGACAGTAAAGGGCCGGGCAACTTCCGCAATCTGTTCATGTACGCGCCGAACGGCAAGAAGGACGGCATCCAGATTCTGCCGGTATCGGACGTCGCTGCGAAGGACGAGTTTTTCAACATCAAGAGCGTCACGCGCGACGACCAGCTGGCCGCGCACCGCGTGCCGCCGCAGCTCATGGGCATCCTGCCGAACAATGCCGGCGGCTTCGGCGCCGTGGAGCCGGCCGCGCGTGTCTTCGCGCGCAATGAGCTGGTGCCGCTGCAGGCGCAGTTCGAAGCGATCAACGAGTGGGCCGGCGTGGAAGTGGTGAGGTTTGCCCCGTATGACCTGGCGACAGGCGGGGAGGGCGCGCAATGA
- a CDS encoding HAD family hydrolase produces MITDHLPAPRAILFDLDGTLADTAPDLAAAINLLRARAGLAPTPYDILRPTASAGARGMIGASYGIAPGESGYEALKDGFLNNYEAALAVESRLFDGIPALLEGLTALGLAWGVVTNKAARFTDPLVGQIGLGAAGCVISGDTMPHPKPHPAPLLEAARRLDLAPEACWYVGDDLRDIQAGRAAGMRTVACAWGYCGPVEPQHWNADHLLETPQALLALVSAVVKAAQERQLAA; encoded by the coding sequence ATGATCACTGACCATCTGCCAGCCCCGCGCGCCATCCTGTTCGACCTCGACGGCACCCTGGCCGACACCGCGCCCGACCTGGCAGCGGCCATCAACCTGCTGCGCGCACGTGCCGGCCTGGCGCCGACGCCGTACGACATCCTGCGCCCCACGGCCTCGGCCGGCGCGCGCGGCATGATCGGCGCGTCGTATGGCATTGCCCCGGGCGAAAGCGGCTACGAAGCCCTGAAAGACGGCTTCCTGAACAATTACGAAGCGGCCCTGGCCGTGGAAAGCCGCTTATTCGACGGCATCCCCGCCCTGCTGGAAGGCTTGACCGCCCTGGGCCTGGCCTGGGGCGTGGTCACCAACAAGGCCGCCCGCTTCACCGACCCGCTGGTCGGCCAGATCGGCCTGGGCGCGGCCGGCTGCGTGATCTCGGGCGACACCATGCCGCACCCGAAACCGCACCCAGCCCCCCTGCTGGAAGCGGCGCGCCGCCTGGACCTGGCGCCGGAAGCCTGCTGGTACGTGGGCGACGACCTGCGCGACATCCAGGCCGGCCGCGCCGCCGGCATGCGCACGGTGGCCTGCGCCTGGGGCTACTGCGGCCCCGTCGAGCCACAGCACTGGAACGCCGACCATTTACTGGAGACGCCGCAGGCCTTGCTCGCGCTGGTCAGCGCGGTAGTGAAGGCGGCACAGGAGCGGCAACTGGCGGCTTGA
- the ubiG gene encoding bifunctional 2-polyprenyl-6-hydroxyphenol methylase/3-demethylubiquinol 3-O-methyltransferase UbiG, with the protein MNADPLEIQKFSELAHRWWDPTSEFRPLHEINPLRLEWINAKVPLAGKRVIDIGCGGGILAESMARKGADVTGIDLSEKALKVADLHSLESGAKVRYKLIAAEAMAEEEPGQYDVVTCMEMLEHVPDPAAIVKACAALVKPGGHVFLSTLNRNPKAYLFAILGAEYLLRLLPKGTHDYDKFITPAELSQYLRSAGLDVNSMRGMGYNPLTKIYSLNSDTSVNYLVACTRPL; encoded by the coding sequence ATGAACGCCGACCCTCTCGAAATCCAAAAATTCAGTGAGCTGGCCCACCGCTGGTGGGACCCCACTTCCGAGTTTCGTCCCCTGCACGAAATTAACCCCCTGCGCCTGGAATGGATCAACGCGAAAGTGCCGCTGGCCGGCAAGCGCGTGATCGACATCGGCTGCGGCGGCGGCATCCTGGCCGAATCGATGGCCCGCAAGGGCGCCGACGTGACGGGCATCGACCTGTCCGAGAAGGCACTAAAAGTTGCCGACCTGCACAGCCTGGAATCGGGCGCCAAGGTACGCTACAAGCTGATCGCCGCCGAAGCCATGGCCGAGGAAGAGCCAGGCCAGTACGACGTCGTGACCTGCATGGAAATGCTCGAGCACGTGCCGGACCCCGCCGCCATCGTCAAGGCTTGCGCCGCGCTGGTGAAACCGGGCGGCCACGTCTTCCTGTCGACCCTGAACCGCAACCCGAAAGCGTATCTGTTCGCCATCCTGGGCGCCGAATACCTGCTGCGCCTGTTGCCGAAAGGCACGCACGACTATGACAAATTCATCACCCCGGCCGAACTGTCGCAATACCTGCGCAGCGCCGGCCTGGACGTCAACAGCATGCGCGGCATGGGCTACAATCCGCTGACCAAGATTTACTCACTTAATAGCGATACCAGCGTCAATTACCTGGTGGCCTGCACCCGGCCGCTGTAA
- the ompA gene encoding outer membrane protein OmpA — MNKFVTLFFAASAVIAGSASAQTPTSPPFAPVTTDIKAPSPKSAYVQDARGVIVRDPFGLCWRTGYWTPADAVPGCDVPLCVEPETLQDGKCVAPPAPVVPAPAPAPVVPVPVVVAPTSEKVSFAADAFFDFDKATLKPEGKAKLDELSAQLGGINLEVIIAVGHTDSVGTDAYNQKLSVRRADAVKAYLVTKGVESNRVYTEGKGEKQPVADNKTAEGRAKNRRVEIEVVGTRNK, encoded by the coding sequence ATGAATAAATTTGTAACGCTGTTTTTCGCTGCATCCGCAGTGATTGCTGGCTCGGCTTCGGCCCAAACCCCAACCTCCCCACCATTCGCGCCAGTTACCACTGACATCAAAGCACCAAGCCCAAAAAGCGCTTACGTGCAAGATGCCCGCGGCGTCATCGTGCGTGACCCATTCGGTCTGTGCTGGCGTACCGGCTACTGGACACCTGCTGACGCGGTGCCAGGTTGCGACGTACCACTGTGCGTAGAGCCAGAAACCCTGCAAGACGGCAAATGCGTGGCTCCTCCAGCACCAGTCGTACCTGCTCCAGCACCAGCACCAGTCGTGCCAGTGCCAGTAGTCGTTGCTCCTACCTCGGAAAAAGTCAGCTTCGCTGCTGATGCATTCTTCGATTTCGACAAAGCGACGCTGAAGCCAGAAGGCAAAGCCAAGCTGGACGAGCTGTCCGCACAACTGGGCGGCATCAACCTGGAAGTCATCATCGCTGTGGGTCACACCGACTCCGTCGGCACCGATGCTTACAACCAAAAACTGTCGGTACGTCGTGCTGATGCTGTCAAAGCCTACCTGGTCACCAAAGGCGTTGAAAGCAACCGCGTGTACACCGAAGGCAAAGGCGAGAAACAACCTGTTGCTGATAACAAAACTGCCGAAGGCCGTGCGAAAAACCGTCGCGTGGAAATCGAAGTTGTTGGTACCCGCAACAAGTAA